A single Flavobacteriales bacterium DNA region contains:
- a CDS encoding phosphoglycerate mutase family protein, whose product MFFTQDLTTYLTNIKHNITLKIIIAICFAFQIWGAEVFAQSDDVFTIYLVRHSEKDHFSNNVSDLPLSKCGEQRAIALSSFLNDIHLDAIYSTDYTRTKNTALPTADKKGIEITLYNEQDIESFSNLLLENKQNALVVGHSNTTGVLTGLLVNQEIGDIDLDVYDHIYQVLIVGKSHRHNLFKSSFECLE is encoded by the coding sequence TTGTTCTTTACTCAAGATTTAACCACTTATTTAACAAATATCAAACATAATATTACATTAAAGATCATTATTGCAATTTGTTTTGCATTTCAAATATGGGGTGCTGAAGTATTTGCTCAAAGTGATGATGTTTTCACAATCTATCTGGTTCGGCATTCTGAAAAAGACCACTTTTCTAATAACGTATCTGATTTACCACTTTCTAAATGCGGTGAACAAAGAGCTATTGCTCTTAGTAGCTTCCTGAATGACATACATTTAGATGCCATATACAGTACAGACTATACTAGAACTAAAAATACAGCTCTGCCCACAGCTGATAAAAAAGGTATTGAAATCACTTTGTATAACGAACAAGACATTGAGTCATTCTCAAATCTTTTGCTAGAGAATAAACAAAACGCTTTGGTAGTGGGACATAGTAATACAACTGGAGTTTTAACAGGTCTGCTCGTTAATCAAGAAATAGGCGATATTGATTTGGATGTATACGACCATATTTATCAAGTTTTAATTGTTGGCAAATCTCATAGGCACAATTTATTTAAGTCGTCTTTTGAGTGTCTCGAATAA